The Rhodothermales bacterium genome has a segment encoding these proteins:
- a CDS encoding S1 RNA-binding domain-containing protein, producing MRFALYCPFARSGAPARGPPGCSRVARPGPAGTIINGKIRNLANYGAFIEIEPGIDGLLHVSDMSWTEKISHPNEKYKKGDEVECVVLDIDQQKQRVGLGVKQLSED from the coding sequence CTGCGTTTCGCTCTATACTGCCCGTTTGCGCGATCGGGAGCCCCGGCTCGCGGTCCTCCCGGTTGCTCCCGCGTGGCGCGACCCGGGCCCGCGGGCACGATCATCAACGGCAAGATCCGGAACCTCGCCAACTACGGCGCGTTCATCGAGATCGAGCCGGGGATCGACGGCCTGCTGCACGTCTCGGACATGTCCTGGACCGAGAAGATCTCGCACCCCAACGAGAAGTACAAGAAGGGCGACGAGGTCGAGTGCGTGGTGCTGGACATCGACCAGCAGAAGCAACGCGTCGGTCTCGGCGTGAAGCAGCTCTCCGAGGATC